A DNA window from Amycolatopsis sp. DSM 110486 contains the following coding sequences:
- a CDS encoding MFS transporter — protein sequence MDARRTPAEPDPVDGGKSPMRRRVVAASIIGSALEWYDYALYGLASALVLNKLFFPDLGSEVGTIASVATFAVGFVARPLGGVVLGNLGDRHGRKAVMITTLVLMGIATTLIGALPTYGSIGVWAPILLVFLRLCQGFGAGAEFGGAVVMSAEYAPPGKRGLFASTAQVGAEIGMLLSTAAFAVIGTLPENQLLSWGWRIPFLVGIVPVAVGLFLRLRVQETPEFQRVKGTGEQPRVPMAELLRTAPKQVLLAAGARLMDPPLGYLYTVFVTVYAVKQVGVAQQTVLTGLLIASALGIGSVALFGHLTDRLGTKRVYLTAAAFAMVLAFPFYWLVDTGQPVVIWLALILGTSVGKELNNAGQAAYLTEMFEPRIRVSGVSLARESVSAVGGLIRVAGLSLVNLAGGSYWPVALLMVVLGAISFVCISLSKPVVAGANDPDATAAPAYAKDGAA from the coding sequence ATGGATGCGCGACGAACACCGGCTGAGCCGGACCCGGTCGACGGCGGGAAGTCGCCGATGCGGCGTCGAGTCGTGGCCGCCAGCATCATCGGCAGCGCTCTCGAGTGGTACGACTACGCTCTCTACGGGCTCGCGTCGGCGTTGGTGCTGAACAAGCTGTTCTTCCCGGACCTCGGTTCGGAGGTCGGCACGATCGCGTCGGTGGCCACCTTCGCCGTCGGGTTCGTGGCGCGGCCGCTCGGCGGTGTGGTGCTGGGCAACCTCGGCGACCGCCACGGCCGCAAGGCCGTGATGATCACCACCCTCGTGCTGATGGGCATCGCGACGACGTTGATCGGCGCGTTGCCGACCTACGGCAGTATTGGCGTCTGGGCGCCGATCCTGCTCGTGTTCCTGCGGCTGTGCCAGGGCTTCGGCGCGGGCGCCGAGTTCGGCGGCGCGGTGGTGATGAGTGCCGAGTACGCGCCTCCCGGGAAACGGGGCCTGTTCGCGTCGACCGCGCAGGTCGGCGCCGAGATCGGGATGTTGCTCTCGACGGCCGCCTTCGCGGTGATCGGCACCCTGCCTGAGAACCAGCTGCTCTCGTGGGGCTGGCGAATCCCGTTCCTGGTCGGGATCGTGCCCGTGGCGGTCGGTCTGTTCCTGCGGCTGCGGGTGCAGGAAACGCCCGAGTTCCAGCGGGTCAAGGGCACCGGCGAGCAGCCCCGCGTCCCGATGGCGGAACTGTTGCGCACGGCACCGAAGCAGGTGCTCCTCGCCGCCGGCGCGCGGCTGATGGACCCGCCGCTCGGCTACCTCTACACGGTTTTCGTCACGGTCTACGCGGTCAAGCAAGTCGGCGTCGCGCAGCAGACGGTGCTGACCGGCCTGCTCATCGCGTCCGCCCTCGGCATCGGGTCGGTGGCGCTGTTCGGCCACCTCACGGACCGGCTGGGCACCAAACGGGTCTACCTGACCGCGGCCGCGTTCGCGATGGTGCTCGCGTTCCCGTTCTACTGGCTCGTCGACACCGGGCAGCCCGTGGTCATCTGGCTCGCGCTCATCCTCGGCACGTCGGTCGGGAAGGAGCTGAACAACGCCGGGCAGGCGGCCTACCTGACCGAGATGTTCGAGCCGCGGATCCGGGTGAGCGGCGTGTCCCTGGCCCGTGAGTCGGTATCGGCGGTCGGTGGCCTGATCCGCGTGGCCGGGCTGAGCCTGGTGAATCTGGCGGGTGGTTCCTACTGGCCCGTGGCGTTGCTGATGGTCGTGCTCGGCGCGATCAGCTTCGTCTGCATCTCCCTGTCCAAGCCCGTGGTCGCGGGTGCGAACGATCCCGACGCGACTGCCGCGCCGGCCTACGCGAAAGACGGTGCCGCCTGA
- a CDS encoding MFS transporter produces MTIRDLEPEVSLRTAKEVRRVGLAGGIGTLIEYYDYALYGYVSAIIAPLFFPGKDPVASLLAVLAVFALSYVIRPIGGIVFGWVGDRFGRKRALLVTVVGIGLANTAIGVLPTYAMVGVLAPVLLLVVRLAQGFFAGGEVGGAATVISEAAPPGKKARYGAFTPMGTNAGFAIASAAVGIVSGVLAADQLSSWGWRIPFLIGLPLTVVCYLARRMLPDIDRDVTTARHGFPLTSALRDYPGALVKATALGIGVQGAAYIGSTFISIYLVTNLHYAKSPVYWITAAVTLVAVGLMPFAGRLADRIGPLKVAVIGLVGYAVITYPGFLLMDVGNLGLAALGYVLIMVNMAFLQVASYTVTPQLFPDEVRYTGTALATNISVVIAGGTAPYIGTWLVSATDDLRSPYYFVLTTSLVGLIAVAAMRKRRPLAQPTVAA; encoded by the coding sequence ATGACCATCCGCGACCTGGAGCCAGAAGTGTCCCTCCGCACCGCGAAAGAGGTTCGCCGCGTCGGCTTGGCCGGCGGTATCGGCACGCTCATCGAGTACTACGACTACGCCCTCTACGGCTACGTCTCGGCGATCATCGCGCCCTTGTTCTTCCCCGGCAAAGACCCCGTGGCGTCCCTGCTGGCGGTCCTGGCCGTGTTCGCCCTGTCGTACGTGATCCGCCCGATCGGCGGGATCGTGTTCGGCTGGGTCGGCGACCGGTTCGGGCGCAAGCGGGCGCTGCTCGTCACCGTCGTCGGCATCGGGCTCGCCAACACCGCCATCGGCGTGCTGCCGACCTACGCCATGGTCGGTGTCCTCGCACCGGTCCTCCTGCTGGTCGTGCGGCTGGCGCAGGGCTTCTTCGCCGGCGGCGAGGTCGGCGGTGCCGCGACCGTGATCTCGGAGGCCGCGCCACCGGGCAAGAAGGCCCGCTACGGCGCGTTCACCCCGATGGGCACCAACGCCGGCTTCGCGATCGCCTCGGCCGCGGTCGGCATCGTGTCCGGAGTGCTGGCCGCTGACCAGCTGAGCTCCTGGGGCTGGCGGATCCCGTTCCTCATCGGCCTGCCGCTCACCGTCGTGTGCTACCTCGCGCGGCGCATGCTGCCCGACATCGACCGCGACGTCACGACCGCCCGCCACGGCTTCCCCTTGACATCCGCCCTGCGTGACTACCCCGGGGCACTGGTCAAGGCGACTGCGCTCGGCATCGGCGTGCAGGGCGCGGCGTACATCGGCTCCACGTTCATCTCCATCTACCTGGTCACCAACCTGCACTACGCGAAATCGCCGGTGTACTGGATCACCGCGGCGGTCACCCTCGTGGCGGTCGGTCTCATGCCGTTCGCGGGGCGGCTCGCCGACCGCATCGGTCCGCTCAAGGTCGCCGTGATCGGGCTCGTGGGCTACGCCGTGATCACCTATCCCGGCTTCCTGCTCATGGACGTCGGCAACCTGGGGCTCGCCGCGCTCGGCTACGTGCTCATCATGGTCAACATGGCGTTCCTCCAGGTCGCCTCCTACACCGTGACACCGCAACTGTTCCCCGACGAGGTCCGCTACACCGGCACCGCGCTGGCCACGAACATCTCCGTGGTCATCGCCGGCGGCACCGCGCCCTACATCGGCACCTGGCTGGTCAGCGCGACCGACGACCTGCGCTCGCCGTACTACTTCGTCCTCACCACGTCGCTCGTCGGGCTGATCGCGGTGGCGGCGATGCGGAAACGGCGCCCCCTGGCGCAACCCACCGTCGCCGCCTGA
- the denD gene encoding D-erythronate dehydrogenase, which produces MSTRIVITGGAGFLGALLARRLLEAPIGFGGAAPEEIGQLVLVDLVTPPADLIADERVRSVVGDLATALDDLGPVDAIFHLAGVVSGAAEADFDLGMRTNLDGARTLLEYARALAVPPVVVFSSSLAVFGSDPAIGPIGAVDDDTLPRPQSSYGIQKFIGEQLVADYTRKGFVRGRSVRLMTVSVRPGKPNAAASSFLSGIIREPLAGERAACPVPSDTPIALSSPRKTLEGLLRAAEVGDATWGSPTAMNLPALTTTPQEMAFALDRVAGAGTSDLIDWTDDVGVGAIVRNWPARFHTPRADKLGLAAELSFDDIVRAYVDGLK; this is translated from the coding sequence ATGAGCACGCGCATCGTCATCACCGGTGGCGCCGGATTCCTCGGCGCGCTGCTCGCCCGTCGTCTGCTCGAAGCCCCGATCGGCTTCGGCGGCGCGGCACCCGAAGAGATCGGTCAGCTCGTGCTCGTCGACTTGGTCACCCCGCCCGCCGACCTCATCGCCGACGAGCGGGTGCGCTCGGTCGTCGGCGATCTCGCGACAGCACTCGACGATCTCGGTCCAGTGGACGCGATCTTCCACTTGGCCGGTGTGGTCAGTGGCGCGGCGGAGGCCGATTTCGACCTCGGCATGCGCACCAATCTCGACGGCGCTCGCACGCTGCTGGAGTACGCGCGCGCGCTGGCCGTGCCACCGGTGGTGGTGTTCTCCAGCTCGCTGGCGGTGTTCGGCAGTGATCCGGCGATCGGCCCGATCGGCGCCGTCGACGACGACACCTTGCCGCGGCCGCAGTCCAGCTACGGCATCCAGAAGTTCATCGGCGAACAGCTCGTGGCCGACTACACCCGCAAGGGATTCGTGCGCGGCCGGTCGGTTCGGCTGATGACCGTGTCGGTCCGGCCGGGAAAGCCCAATGCGGCAGCGTCGAGCTTCCTGTCCGGCATCATCCGCGAGCCGCTGGCCGGAGAGCGCGCCGCTTGTCCGGTGCCGTCCGACACGCCGATCGCGTTGTCCTCCCCGCGCAAGACTCTGGAGGGGCTGCTGCGTGCGGCCGAAGTCGGCGACGCAACGTGGGGAAGCCCGACAGCGATGAACCTGCCGGCGCTCACGACCACCCCGCAGGAGATGGCGTTCGCCCTCGACCGCGTGGCGGGTGCCGGTACCAGCGACCTCATCGACTGGACGGACGACGTGGGCGTCGGCGCCATCGTGCGCAACTGGCCGGCCCGGTTCCACACCCCCCGCGCGGACAAGCTAGGCCTGGCAGCGGAACTTTCCTTCGACGACATCGTCCGCGCCTACGTCGACGGCTTGAAGTAA
- a CDS encoding four-carbon acid sugar kinase family protein, with the protein MTPGTLPPVRGVPVEQVRRALAGARQVAVLDDDPTGTQTVRELPVLTRWTVEDIRWALRQGTAGFYVLTNTRSLSPEDAAARDREVAEACLVAAEQENVRLAFASRSDSTLRGHFPLETDVLGDVVSRHGAAVDGVLLAPAYVDAGRVTIEGTHWLRGAGGLVPVAESEFARDASFGYRSSKLSEWVEEKSAGRIPRGEVAELTLDVIRTGTDGTLRARLNDVRDGRVVVLDADEDDDLRASVLAILAAEQDGKTFLYRVGPSFVRARVGQDAQPPIDDGTLARLVEGDAHGLVVVGSHVGLTSRQLEHLAVRRRFTTVELDVPTILDDRRSEQHLRDAVTAATTALTDSLVVLRTSRTLVKGRDEAHSLEIARRVSAALTRVAGETVAARRPSYVVAKGGITSSDVATESLGIDRAWIRGSLLPGIVSLWEPASGPARGLPYIVFAGNVGGETSLADVIDRLEKA; encoded by the coding sequence GTGACCCCGGGGACGCTGCCGCCGGTCCGTGGTGTCCCGGTCGAGCAGGTGCGGCGCGCGCTCGCCGGTGCCCGCCAGGTCGCGGTGCTCGACGACGACCCCACCGGCACGCAGACCGTGCGTGAACTGCCCGTGCTCACCCGCTGGACGGTCGAGGACATCCGCTGGGCCCTGCGGCAGGGCACGGCGGGGTTCTACGTGCTGACCAACACTCGGAGCCTTTCGCCCGAGGACGCCGCCGCCCGTGACCGTGAGGTCGCCGAGGCCTGTCTCGTCGCGGCGGAACAGGAGAACGTCCGGCTCGCGTTCGCCAGCCGCAGCGATTCGACGCTGCGTGGCCATTTCCCGCTGGAGACCGACGTCCTGGGCGACGTGGTGTCGCGCCATGGTGCGGCGGTCGACGGGGTCCTGCTGGCACCGGCCTATGTGGACGCCGGGCGCGTCACGATCGAGGGCACGCACTGGCTGCGCGGTGCCGGCGGTCTCGTGCCGGTGGCCGAGAGCGAGTTCGCCCGCGACGCGTCCTTCGGCTATCGCTCGTCGAAGCTCTCCGAGTGGGTGGAAGAGAAGAGCGCGGGCCGCATCCCGCGGGGCGAAGTCGCCGAGCTGACGCTGGACGTGATCCGCACCGGCACGGACGGCACGTTGCGCGCCCGGCTGAACGACGTCCGCGACGGCCGGGTAGTCGTGCTCGACGCCGACGAGGACGACGACCTCCGCGCGAGTGTGCTCGCGATCCTCGCGGCGGAACAGGACGGAAAAACGTTCCTCTACCGCGTCGGCCCGTCGTTCGTGCGAGCGCGGGTCGGGCAGGACGCGCAGCCGCCGATCGACGACGGGACGCTCGCGCGGCTGGTCGAGGGCGACGCGCACGGCCTCGTCGTCGTGGGGTCCCACGTAGGACTCACGAGCCGGCAGCTCGAGCACCTCGCCGTCCGGCGCCGCTTCACCACCGTCGAGCTCGACGTGCCGACGATCCTCGACGACCGACGTTCGGAACAGCACCTGCGCGACGCTGTCACCGCGGCCACGACGGCGCTGACGGACTCACTTGTCGTCCTGCGAACCTCGCGAACCCTCGTCAAGGGCCGGGACGAAGCGCACAGCCTGGAGATCGCGCGGCGGGTCAGCGCCGCGCTGACCCGGGTCGCGGGGGAGACCGTCGCGGCGCGGCGTCCGTCCTATGTGGTCGCGAAGGGCGGCATCACCTCGTCCGACGTGGCCACGGAGTCTCTCGGGATCGACCGGGCGTGGATCCGGGGCTCGCTGCTGCCGGGCATCGTTTCTCTGTGGGAGCCGGCGTCGGGTCCGGCGCGGGGGCTGCCCTACATCGTGTTCGCGGGGAACGTCGGCGGCGAAACGTCACTGGCCGACGTCATCGACCGACTGGAGAAAGCATGA
- a CDS encoding DUF993 family protein, with translation MTTLNSTSLVVPTLDGGTTRHVMHEAVDYPRHPAPFASRTVLAAAHVVADARADYQPGHRPPVDWEATIAFRQHLFSYGVGIAEAMDTSERGPGGLDWSQAQELIRLGVAAAREAGAAVVAGAGTDQLTSARPELAEIVDAYTEQLEFVQAQGSAAVLRASHALVSVAKTSDDYLSVYRDVLSKTDNPAIVHWLGTGFDPSLAGYWGHTDVLSAMDVVVQLARDNVEKLEGIKFSLLDHELEQEFRRRLPAGVKVFTGDDYGYTDLLLGDGEHHSHGLLGVLDPIAPIAAAGFAALDAGDEAGFTETMNRSIPLAVKMFEAPADRYKVGTVFVAWLSGHQDHFRMVSGREGMRSLQHLTDLFVLTDELGLFPDPELAAHRMRLLLATEGIE, from the coding sequence GTGACCACCCTGAATTCGACGTCGCTCGTCGTGCCCACCCTGGACGGCGGCACCACCCGGCACGTGATGCACGAAGCCGTCGACTATCCGCGCCACCCGGCGCCGTTCGCCTCGCGCACCGTGCTCGCGGCCGCCCACGTGGTCGCCGACGCGCGCGCCGACTACCAGCCGGGGCACCGGCCGCCGGTCGACTGGGAAGCGACCATCGCCTTCCGGCAGCACCTGTTCTCCTACGGTGTCGGCATCGCCGAGGCCATGGACACCTCCGAGCGCGGGCCCGGCGGCCTGGACTGGTCCCAGGCCCAGGAGCTCATCCGCCTCGGAGTCGCCGCCGCCCGGGAAGCAGGGGCCGCCGTGGTCGCCGGGGCCGGCACCGACCAGCTCACCTCGGCCCGGCCCGAGCTCGCGGAGATCGTCGACGCCTACACCGAACAGCTCGAGTTCGTGCAGGCGCAGGGGAGTGCCGCGGTCCTGCGCGCGAGCCACGCCCTGGTGTCCGTCGCGAAGACCTCGGACGACTACCTCTCGGTGTACCGCGACGTGCTGTCGAAGACGGACAACCCCGCCATCGTGCACTGGCTCGGCACCGGGTTCGACCCGAGCCTGGCCGGGTACTGGGGTCACACCGACGTGCTCTCGGCCATGGACGTGGTCGTCCAGCTGGCCCGCGACAACGTCGAGAAGCTCGAAGGCATCAAGTTCAGCCTGCTCGACCACGAGCTGGAGCAGGAGTTCCGCCGCCGCCTGCCCGCCGGCGTGAAGGTGTTCACCGGCGACGACTACGGCTACACCGACCTGCTGCTGGGTGACGGCGAGCACCACAGCCACGGATTGCTCGGGGTGCTCGACCCGATCGCGCCCATCGCGGCGGCCGGATTCGCGGCGCTCGACGCCGGCGACGAAGCCGGCTTCACCGAGACGATGAACCGCTCGATCCCGCTCGCGGTCAAGATGTTCGAGGCCCCGGCCGACCGGTACAAGGTCGGCACGGTGTTCGTCGCCTGGCTCTCGGGCCACCAGGACCACTTCCGCATGGTCAGCGGCCGCGAAGGCATGCGGTCGCTGCAGCACCTGACCGACCTGTTCGTGCTCACCGACGAGCTCGGTCTCTTCCCCGACCCCGAGCTGGCCGCCCACCGCATGCGCCTGCTGCTGGCCACCGAGGGGATCGAGTGA
- a CDS encoding CaiB/BaiF CoA-transferase family protein: MTDAFEGVRILDFTQLEQGPSATQVLADFGAEVIKVERIDAGEIGRFQPPFLANGFSPHWSATNRNKKSISVDVKSPEGKALVHRLAKDADIVASNFRPGVMDRLGFGWDELSKLNPRIIVAYASGYGLSGPYVHRRGQDLAAQSISGLMALTGSQATGPVPVGTFMVDYLASMQFAQGMMIALAARAKTGRGQVVDSNLLNAAITSHLQEGTTYLNTGQRFDRPSAGIAHAHNTALYGYYEAADGLWFTLIGEFYVDEQWKRSARAGGLAQEHVDDPRFQTIEGLREHTEETHRLLAEAIRKFPRAEIMARFEAEDVLVAPVHEYDAVFEDPQVRHNGLVIESDVDGVGPVKWVGMPVALSETPARLRHVPPKIGQHNDDVLTAAGLTPEQIAHLKATGVIGSEADRERTGGTAAWS; the protein is encoded by the coding sequence ATGACCGATGCGTTCGAAGGTGTCCGCATCCTCGATTTCACCCAGCTCGAGCAAGGCCCGTCGGCCACGCAGGTGCTGGCCGACTTCGGGGCCGAGGTGATCAAGGTCGAGCGGATCGACGCCGGCGAGATCGGCCGGTTCCAGCCGCCGTTCCTGGCGAACGGGTTCAGCCCGCACTGGTCGGCGACCAACCGCAACAAGAAGAGCATCAGCGTCGACGTGAAGTCGCCGGAGGGCAAAGCTCTCGTCCACCGGCTCGCGAAGGACGCCGACATCGTCGCGAGCAACTTCCGGCCCGGCGTGATGGACCGGCTCGGCTTCGGCTGGGACGAGCTGTCGAAGCTCAACCCGCGGATCATCGTCGCCTATGCCTCGGGGTACGGGCTGTCCGGGCCGTACGTGCACCGCCGCGGCCAGGATCTGGCCGCCCAGTCGATCAGTGGCCTGATGGCGCTGACCGGAAGCCAGGCGACCGGCCCGGTGCCGGTGGGCACGTTCATGGTCGACTACCTGGCGTCCATGCAGTTCGCGCAGGGCATGATGATCGCGCTCGCCGCCCGGGCGAAGACCGGCCGCGGCCAGGTCGTCGACTCGAACCTGCTCAACGCGGCGATCACCAGCCATTTGCAGGAAGGCACGACCTACCTCAACACCGGGCAGCGGTTCGACCGGCCGTCCGCCGGCATCGCCCACGCCCACAACACCGCGCTCTACGGCTACTACGAGGCCGCCGACGGCCTGTGGTTCACGCTCATCGGCGAGTTCTACGTCGACGAGCAGTGGAAACGCTCGGCCCGGGCCGGCGGGCTCGCGCAAGAACACGTGGACGACCCGCGGTTCCAGACCATCGAAGGCCTGCGCGAGCACACCGAGGAGACCCACCGGCTGCTCGCCGAGGCGATCCGGAAGTTCCCGCGCGCCGAGATCATGGCCCGCTTCGAAGCCGAGGACGTGCTCGTCGCGCCGGTCCACGAGTACGACGCCGTGTTCGAGGATCCGCAGGTGCGCCACAACGGCCTCGTCATCGAGTCCGATGTGGACGGAGTGGGGCCGGTCAAGTGGGTCGGCATGCCCGTCGCGCTCTCGGAGACCCCGGCGCGGCTGCGCCACGTCCCGCCGAAGATCGGGCAGCACAACGACGACGTCCTCACCGCCGCGGGCCTCACCCCCGAACAAATCGCGCACCTCAAGGCCACGGGCGTGATCGGCTCCGAAGCCGACCGCGAACGCACCGGCGGCACAGCCGCCTGGTCCTGA
- a CDS encoding acyl CoA:acetate/3-ketoacid CoA transferase, which yields MIPLDAAPSGRDRTDLHLSPEAAVALVPSGATVAVGGTGSLLQVPETLLAALEQRWEDGGSPSGLTVVHVMGLGDHEGRGVDHVAIPGLVRRFVGSHFVLSPREQGVIARDEVEAVGLPAGTISLLYREIAAGRPGLLTDIGLGTFVDPRRQWGRMNERTTTGLSELVTLGGQEWLFYPRFGVDIALLRATEADVDGNIGMDDEAAFGDNLAIAQATHASGGLVLVEVKRLVDRGEIPANRVRIPGPLVDHVVLTDYPNQTPITVADPRRTGTLPNRPTEVEPLPFDERKVVARRAAIELHEGDLANLGVGMANGISYVALEEGFLDRFTLTVEQGVFGGLPGVGLDSGTAINPSAIVDMPSQFDLYDGGALDFAGLAYAEIDRHGNVNVATAGGKPIGPGGFIDISQKARTVVFCGTLRGGGLDVGVTAGRLVIAKDGRYPKFVDEVSHICFSAERAHAQGQQVLYVTERAVFRLSAEGVELVEIAPGVDLRRDVLDQMGFVPLMRSEPSLMDSRFFRPEPAGLKPRPRRDKTTERP from the coding sequence GTGATCCCGCTCGACGCGGCGCCCTCCGGCCGGGACCGCACCGACTTGCACCTTTCGCCCGAGGCGGCCGTCGCGCTCGTGCCCAGCGGTGCGACCGTGGCGGTCGGGGGCACCGGCTCCCTCCTGCAGGTCCCCGAAACGCTCCTCGCAGCGCTCGAACAGCGCTGGGAGGACGGCGGTTCGCCGTCCGGTCTCACGGTCGTGCACGTGATGGGGCTGGGCGACCACGAAGGGCGGGGTGTGGACCACGTCGCGATCCCGGGGCTCGTCCGCCGGTTCGTGGGCTCGCACTTCGTGCTCTCACCGCGGGAGCAGGGGGTGATCGCGCGCGACGAGGTCGAGGCCGTCGGCCTGCCCGCGGGCACGATCTCCTTGCTGTACCGGGAGATCGCTGCCGGCCGGCCCGGCCTGCTCACCGACATCGGCTTGGGCACCTTCGTCGACCCCCGTCGGCAGTGGGGGCGGATGAACGAGCGCACCACCACCGGGCTGAGCGAGCTGGTGACCCTCGGTGGGCAGGAGTGGCTGTTCTACCCGCGGTTCGGCGTCGACATCGCGCTGCTGCGCGCCACCGAAGCCGACGTCGACGGCAACATCGGCATGGACGACGAAGCCGCGTTCGGCGACAACCTCGCGATCGCGCAGGCCACGCACGCCAGTGGGGGACTGGTGCTCGTCGAGGTCAAGCGGCTCGTGGACCGGGGCGAAATCCCGGCGAACCGGGTCCGGATCCCCGGACCGCTGGTCGACCACGTCGTGCTCACCGACTACCCCAACCAGACGCCGATCACGGTCGCCGACCCACGCCGTACCGGCACGCTGCCCAACCGGCCGACGGAGGTCGAGCCGCTGCCGTTCGACGAGCGCAAGGTCGTCGCGCGCCGGGCGGCGATCGAGCTGCACGAGGGCGACCTCGCCAACCTGGGCGTCGGCATGGCCAACGGCATCAGCTACGTCGCGTTGGAAGAAGGGTTCCTCGACCGCTTCACCCTCACCGTGGAGCAAGGTGTCTTCGGCGGCTTGCCCGGTGTCGGGCTCGACTCCGGTACCGCGATCAACCCGTCGGCGATTGTGGACATGCCGAGCCAGTTCGACCTCTACGACGGCGGCGCGCTCGACTTCGCCGGGCTCGCCTACGCCGAGATCGACCGGCACGGCAACGTCAACGTCGCCACGGCCGGCGGCAAACCGATCGGTCCGGGCGGATTCATCGACATCAGCCAGAAGGCCCGCACGGTCGTGTTCTGCGGGACCCTGCGTGGCGGAGGGCTCGACGTCGGCGTCACCGCCGGCCGGCTCGTCATCGCGAAGGACGGCCGCTACCCGAAGTTCGTCGACGAGGTTTCCCACATCTGCTTCAGCGCCGAACGCGCCCACGCGCAAGGACAGCAGGTGCTGTACGTGACCGAACGCGCGGTGTTCCGGTTGTCGGCCGAGGGGGTGGAACTCGTCGAGATCGCCCCCGGCGTCGACCTGCGGCGCGACGTACTCGACCAGATGGGCTTCGTGCCCCTGATGCGGTCGGAACCCAGCTTGATGGATTCCCGCTTCTTCCGGCCCGAGCCGGCCGGGCTGAAACCGCGCCCGCGGCGTGACAAGACCACAGAAAGGCCGTAG